The Lysobacter enzymogenes genome window below encodes:
- a CDS encoding acetyl-CoA carboxylase biotin carboxylase subunit, translating to MFEKILIANRGEIACRVIRTCRTLGIRTVAVYSEADADAQHVRQADEAYPIGGPRPADSYLRGDAIIEVALRSGAQAIHPGYGFLSENADFADAVEAAGIAFIGPKAASMRKMGSKAGAKELMQAAGVPVVPGYTGEDQDPARLQREADAIGYPLMIKAAHGGGGKGMRIVRASAEFAANLESCQREARNAFGRDRVLLERYVERPRHIEIQIFGDSAGQVIHLNERECSAQRRYQKVLEESPSPFLTPELRAQMGAAAVQAGHAIDYVNAGTVEFIVGQDGGFYFMEINTRLQVEHPVTELVTGLDLVEWQLRVAAGEALPLAQEQIVQRGHAIEVRLYAEDPEAGFLPGSGKLERLRLPAADAHVRLDSGVVEGDTVTIFYDPMIAKLIVSDADRPRALARLRAALAHSDIAGPKSNIEFLERLARHPAVVEGTIDTGYLDRHLEEFMPAAQADQAADADLLAGAAVAELLAQERRTREDAAASTDPTSPWAIADGWRLGHGGRRSLAFLRREQRLELSAQGSGGDYRIDGIHRIDGSDGSGSGETAVEVRGARLAGDELSLRIDGRARRLRTLGDGARVVVHDGERRLRLDAVPVYRHESGAAGGSGHSVNAPMPGRVVVVKAAPGDAVEAGQEVMVIEAMKMELSLKAPRAGTVAEIRAAAGDFVEADAVLVTLESA from the coding sequence ATGTTCGAGAAGATCCTGATCGCCAATCGCGGCGAAATCGCCTGCCGGGTGATCCGCACCTGCCGCACGCTCGGCATCCGCACCGTCGCGGTCTATTCCGAAGCCGACGCCGACGCCCAGCACGTGCGCCAGGCCGACGAGGCCTATCCCATCGGCGGCCCGCGTCCGGCCGACAGCTATCTGCGCGGCGATGCGATCATCGAAGTCGCGCTGCGCAGCGGCGCGCAGGCGATCCATCCGGGCTACGGCTTCCTCAGCGAGAACGCCGATTTCGCCGACGCGGTCGAAGCCGCCGGCATCGCCTTCATCGGCCCCAAGGCCGCCTCGATGCGCAAGATGGGCAGCAAGGCCGGGGCCAAGGAACTGATGCAGGCCGCCGGCGTGCCGGTCGTGCCCGGCTACACCGGCGAAGACCAGGACCCGGCCCGGCTGCAACGCGAAGCCGACGCGATCGGTTACCCGCTGATGATCAAGGCCGCGCACGGCGGCGGCGGCAAGGGCATGCGCATCGTGCGCGCGTCGGCCGAGTTCGCCGCCAATCTGGAAAGCTGCCAGCGCGAAGCGCGCAACGCCTTCGGCCGCGACCGGGTGCTGCTGGAACGCTACGTCGAGCGCCCGCGCCATATCGAAATCCAGATCTTCGGCGACAGCGCCGGCCAGGTGATCCACCTCAACGAGCGCGAATGCTCGGCCCAGCGCCGCTACCAGAAGGTGCTGGAGGAATCGCCCTCGCCGTTCCTGACCCCCGAGCTGCGCGCGCAGATGGGCGCCGCCGCGGTCCAGGCCGGCCACGCCATCGATTACGTCAACGCCGGCACCGTCGAGTTCATCGTCGGTCAGGACGGCGGTTTCTACTTCATGGAAATCAACACCCGCTTGCAGGTCGAGCACCCGGTCACCGAACTCGTCACCGGCCTGGACCTGGTCGAATGGCAGCTGCGCGTCGCCGCCGGCGAAGCGCTGCCGCTGGCGCAGGAACAGATCGTCCAGCGCGGCCACGCGATCGAAGTGCGGCTGTACGCCGAAGACCCGGAAGCCGGCTTCCTGCCCGGCTCGGGCAAGCTCGAACGCCTGCGCCTGCCGGCCGCCGACGCGCACGTGCGCCTGGATTCGGGCGTGGTCGAAGGCGACACGGTGACGATCTTCTACGACCCGATGATCGCCAAGCTGATCGTCTCCGACGCCGACCGCCCGCGCGCGCTGGCGCGGCTGCGCGCGGCGCTGGCGCACAGCGACATCGCCGGGCCGAAGTCGAACATCGAATTCCTCGAACGGCTCGCGCGGCATCCGGCGGTGGTCGAGGGCACCATCGACACCGGCTATCTCGACCGCCACCTCGAGGAATTCATGCCGGCCGCGCAGGCCGACCAGGCCGCCGACGCCGACCTGCTGGCCGGCGCGGCGGTCGCGGAACTGCTGGCGCAGGAACGCCGCACGCGCGAAGACGCCGCCGCATCCACCGACCCGACCTCGCCCTGGGCCATCGCCGACGGCTGGCGCCTGGGCCACGGCGGCCGCCGCAGCCTCGCCTTCCTGCGCCGCGAGCAGCGCCTGGAACTGTCGGCGCAGGGCAGTGGCGGCGATTACCGCATCGACGGCATCCACCGCATCGACGGCAGCGACGGCAGCGGCAGCGGCGAAACCGCGGTCGAAGTGCGCGGCGCGCGCTTGGCCGGCGACGAGCTGAGCCTGCGCATCGACGGCCGCGCGCGCCGCCTGCGCACCCTCGGCGACGGCGCGCGCGTGGTCGTGCACGACGGCGAGCGCCGCCTGCGCCTGGACGCGGTGCCGGTGTACCGCCACGAAAGCGGCGCCGCCGGCGGGTCCGGCCACAGCGTCAACGCGCCGATGCCGGGCCGGGTGGTGGTGGTCAAGGCCGCCCCAGGCGACGCGGTCGAAGCCGGCCAGGAAGTGATGGTGATCGAGGCGATGAAGATGGAGCTGAGCCTGAAGGCCCCGCGCGCCGGCACCGTCGCCGAAATCCGCGCCGCCGCCGGCGACTTCGTCGAGGCCGATGCGGTGCTGGTGACCCTGGAAAGCGCGTGA
- the feoB gene encoding ferrous iron transport protein B, with protein MSAPREAAGANLRVALVGNPNCGKTALFNLLTGSRQKVANYAGVTVERKEGRLHAPSGRHYAVLDLPGAYSLSAASLDEAVTRDVLRGFYPGEPAPDVLLCVVDATNLRLHLRFVLELRELGRPMIVAVNMMDAAKRRGIGIDLAALESELGVPVVATVAVKRGGARELVATLDQVAAAPHEPRARLAEGADLHAETRRLLALTVTMPTRTAKIDDALDRWLLHPVLGLLSLAVVMFLIFQAVYAWATPLMDAIEAGTAWVGAHVGELLPDGPLRSLLVDGIIAGLGGVVVFLPQILILFAFILALEESGYLPRAAFLLDKMMAGAGLSGRSFIPLLSSFACAIPGIMATRSIQDPRDRLATIIVAPLMTCSARLPVYALLIGAFIPQQKVWGAFNLQGLVLFGLYMAGIVSALMVSWVMKKWRRDKSEHPLLLELPSYRIPHLRDLAIGLWERAWIFLRRVGGIILALTVLLWFLLSFPGAPEGATQPAIDYSFAGRIGHALSAVFAPIGFNWQICIALIPGLAAREVAVASLATVYALSAADDDAAAQALTPIITDTWSLATALSLLVWFIYAPQCISTLATIRRETGSWKQVAISAGYLFALAYLASFLTYQIAVALGAG; from the coding sequence ATGAGCGCGCCGCGCGAAGCCGCCGGCGCCAACCTGCGCGTCGCCCTGGTCGGCAATCCGAACTGCGGCAAGACCGCGCTGTTCAACCTGCTGACCGGCAGCCGGCAGAAGGTCGCCAACTACGCCGGCGTGACCGTGGAGCGCAAGGAAGGCCGGCTGCACGCGCCGTCGGGCCGGCACTACGCCGTGCTCGACCTGCCCGGCGCCTACAGCCTCAGCGCCGCCAGCCTCGACGAAGCGGTGACCCGCGACGTGCTGCGCGGTTTCTACCCCGGCGAGCCGGCCCCCGACGTGCTGCTGTGCGTGGTCGATGCGACCAACCTGCGCCTGCACCTGCGCTTCGTGCTGGAACTGCGCGAGCTCGGCCGGCCGATGATCGTCGCGGTCAACATGATGGACGCGGCCAAGCGCCGCGGCATCGGCATCGATCTGGCCGCGCTGGAAAGCGAGCTCGGCGTGCCGGTGGTGGCGACGGTCGCGGTCAAGCGCGGCGGCGCGCGCGAACTGGTGGCGACGCTCGATCAAGTCGCCGCCGCACCGCACGAGCCGCGCGCGCGCCTGGCCGAAGGCGCCGACCTGCACGCGGAAACCCGGCGCCTGCTCGCGCTGACGGTGACCATGCCGACCCGCACCGCCAAGATCGACGACGCGCTCGACCGCTGGCTGCTGCACCCGGTGCTTGGCCTGCTGTCGCTGGCGGTAGTGATGTTCCTGATCTTCCAGGCGGTGTACGCCTGGGCCACGCCGCTGATGGATGCGATCGAGGCGGGCACCGCCTGGGTCGGCGCGCACGTCGGCGAACTGCTGCCCGACGGGCCGCTGCGCAGCCTGCTGGTCGACGGCATCATCGCCGGCCTCGGCGGCGTGGTGGTGTTCCTGCCGCAGATCCTGATCCTGTTCGCCTTCATCCTGGCGCTGGAGGAATCGGGCTACCTGCCGCGCGCGGCGTTCCTGCTCGACAAGATGATGGCCGGCGCCGGCCTGTCCGGGCGCTCGTTCATTCCGCTGCTGTCGAGCTTCGCCTGTGCGATTCCCGGGATCATGGCCACGCGCTCGATCCAGGACCCGCGCGACCGCCTCGCCACGATCATCGTCGCGCCGTTGATGACCTGTTCGGCGCGCCTGCCGGTGTACGCGCTGCTGATCGGCGCGTTCATTCCGCAGCAGAAGGTCTGGGGCGCGTTCAACCTGCAGGGGCTGGTGCTGTTCGGCCTGTACATGGCCGGCATCGTCAGCGCGCTGATGGTGTCGTGGGTGATGAAGAAGTGGCGCCGCGACAAGAGCGAGCATCCGCTGCTGCTGGAGCTGCCGTCCTACCGCATTCCGCACCTGCGCGATCTGGCCATCGGCCTGTGGGAGCGCGCGTGGATCTTCCTGCGCCGGGTCGGCGGCATCATCCTGGCGCTGACCGTGCTGCTGTGGTTCCTGCTGTCGTTCCCCGGCGCGCCGGAAGGCGCGACCCAGCCGGCGATCGACTACAGCTTCGCCGGCCGCATCGGCCACGCGCTGTCGGCGGTGTTCGCGCCGATCGGCTTCAACTGGCAGATCTGCATCGCGCTGATCCCGGGCCTGGCCGCGCGCGAAGTCGCGGTGGCGTCGCTGGCGACGGTGTACGCGCTGTCGGCGGCCGACGACGACGCGGCCGCGCAGGCGCTGACCCCGATCATCACCGACACCTGGTCGCTGGCGACCGCGCTGTCGCTGCTGGTGTGGTTCATCTACGCGCCGCAGTGCATCTCGACCCTGGCCACGATCCGGCGCGAGACCGGTTCGTGGAAGCAGGTGGCGATCAGCGCCGGTTATCTTTTCGCGCTGGCGTATCTGGCTTCGTTCCTGACCTACCAGATCGCGGTCGCGTTGG
- a CDS encoding enoyl-CoA hydratase-related protein produces the protein MNHPLLSLRDGPIARLRLNRPELHNAFDAVLIAALTGALEAAGADPGVRVVVIEGEGASFSAGADLNWMRGMAAAGEAENREDALALARLMRTLNELPKPTLARVHGAAFGGGVGLVACCDIAIGVPEAKFGLTESKLGLLPAVISPYVIEAIGARQARRWFATAEIFDATVAQSIGLLHQVVPAESLDAAVARQTGLLLKAGPHAAATAKTLVRRVAGERDGGKLDDDNAALIAGLRVSAEGQEGLSAFLGKRSPSWTV, from the coding sequence ATGAACCACCCGCTGCTGAGCCTGCGCGACGGTCCGATCGCCCGTCTGCGCCTGAACCGTCCCGAGCTGCACAACGCCTTCGACGCGGTGCTGATCGCCGCGCTGACCGGCGCGCTGGAAGCCGCCGGCGCCGATCCCGGCGTGCGGGTGGTGGTGATCGAGGGCGAAGGCGCCTCGTTCTCGGCCGGCGCCGACCTGAACTGGATGCGCGGCATGGCCGCGGCCGGCGAAGCCGAGAACCGCGAAGACGCGCTGGCGCTGGCACGGCTGATGCGCACGCTCAACGAACTGCCCAAGCCGACCCTGGCCCGCGTCCACGGCGCGGCCTTCGGCGGCGGCGTCGGCCTGGTGGCCTGCTGCGACATCGCCATCGGCGTGCCGGAGGCCAAGTTCGGCCTGACCGAGAGCAAGCTCGGCTTATTGCCGGCGGTGATCTCGCCGTACGTGATCGAAGCCATCGGCGCGCGCCAGGCGCGGCGCTGGTTCGCGACCGCGGAGATTTTCGACGCGACCGTGGCCCAGAGCATCGGCCTGCTGCATCAAGTGGTGCCGGCCGAATCGCTGGACGCCGCGGTCGCGCGCCAGACCGGCCTGCTGCTCAAGGCCGGCCCGCATGCGGCGGCCACCGCCAAGACCCTGGTCCGGCGCGTCGCGGGCGAGCGCGACGGCGGCAAGCTCGACGACGACAACGCGGCGTTGATCGCGGGGTTGCGGGTTTCGGCGGAAGGCCAGGAAGGGTTGTCGGCGTTCTTGGGCAAGCGCTCGCCGTCGTGGACGGTGTGA
- a CDS encoding FeoA family protein, whose amino-acid sequence MKLSELPHRTAATVETVDDQAPNDTIARRLRELGFVAGERVEVMAAGPVAAEPLLVQVGYTRFALRRSEAARVRVALLRNDGAENGATESAA is encoded by the coding sequence TTGAAGCTGTCCGAATTGCCGCACCGTACCGCGGCGACGGTCGAGACCGTCGATGACCAAGCACCAAACGACACCATCGCAAGACGCCTGCGCGAACTCGGCTTCGTCGCCGGCGAGCGGGTGGAAGTGATGGCCGCCGGCCCGGTCGCCGCCGAACCGCTGCTGGTGCAGGTCGGCTACACCCGTTTCGCCCTGCGCCGCAGCGAGGCGGCGCGGGTGCGCGTCGCGCTGTTGCGCAACGACGGCGCGGAGAACGGCGCCACGGAGAGCGCGGCATGA